A single region of the Pristis pectinata isolate sPriPec2 chromosome 23, sPriPec2.1.pri, whole genome shotgun sequence genome encodes:
- the LOC127582131 gene encoding ras-related protein Rab-14 has protein sequence MATAPYNYSYIFKYIIIGDMGVGKSCLLHQFTEKKFMADCPHTIGVEFGTRIIEVSGQKIKLQIWDTAGQERFRAVTRSYYRGAAGALMVYDITRRSTYNHLSSWLTDARNLTNPNTVIILIGNKADLEAQRDVTYEEAKQFAEENGLLFLEASAKTGENVEDAFLEAAKKIYQNIQDGSLDLNAAESGVQHKPSAPQGGRLISEPQPQREGCGC, from the exons ATGGCCACTGCTCCATACAACTACTCCTACATCTTCAAATATATTATTATCG GGGACATGGGTGTAGGGAAGTCATGCTTGCTTCATCAATTTACAGAAAAGAAAT TTATGGCTGATTGCCCCCATACAATCGGGGTAGAATTTGGAACCAGAATAATTGAAGTTAGTGGTCAGAAGATCAAACTTCAGATCTGGGACACGGCTGGCCAAGAGCGGTTTAGGGCTGTCACACGAAGCTACTACAGAGGTGCTGCTGGAGCCCTCATGGTCTACGATATCACCAG GCGAAGTACTTACAACCACCTTAGTAGCTGGCTTACAGATGCAAGAAACTTGACTAATCCAAATACT GTGATTATTCTTATAGGAAACAAAGCAGATCTTGAAGCTCAACGAGATGTAACGTACGAAGAGGCCAAGCAATTTGCTGAAGAAAATG GTCTGTTATTCCTTGAAGCAAGTGCAAAAAC AGGTGAGAATGTTGAGGATGCATTCCTGGAGGCAGCCAAGAAAATCTACCAGAATATTCAGGATGGCAGCCTGGATCTCAACGCGGCTGAGTCCGGAGTACAGCACAAACCATCCGCTCCACAAGGTGGTCGACTAATCAGTGAGCCCCAGCCCCAGAGAGAAGGCTGTGGCTGCTAG